The following nucleotide sequence is from Cyclobacteriaceae bacterium.
GTACCCTCTACTCATGCCGGCACACTGGTTGAAATCCTTGCCAAAGAAGGTGAGGTCGTTAAAGTAGGCAAACCAATCGCAGTCTTAACAACAGAAGTAGGAGATCCCAAAGAAACAGCTTCTACTACTGCTCCAACAAAGTCTGCTGCCAAAGAAGCAAAGGCGACGGTTCCTGTGGCGACTGTTTCCAGCAATGGATCCGGTCATTCCAATGGAGCTACGGATTATAATTCATCTTCGCGCTTCTATTCACCACTTGTAAAGAATATTGCAAAGGAAGAAAAAATTGCTGTTGCTGAACTTGAAAATATCTCTGGAAGCGGCGCCGATGGCAGAGTAACCAAGAAGGATATTCTTGAATACGTTCAGAATCGTAAACCAGGACAGGCTGGGCAGTCAATATCTGTAAAAAGTGGTCCCGTTGTGCCAGCTTCTATTAGCGCAGGTGATGAGATCATCCAAATGGATCGCATGCGCAAGATGATTGCCGAGCGCATGGTTGATTCTAAACGCATTGCACCACATGTTACATCCTTTGTAGAAGCAGACGTCACCACAATTGTCAACTGGAGAAGTCGTGTAAAGAATGAGTTTCAAAAACGTGAAGGTGACGGTCTTACCTACACTCCACTTTTTATGGAAGCTGTGATTCTTGCGATTAAGGATTATCCAATGATCAACGTCCAGGTAGATGGAGATCGCATTATAAAAAAGAAGGAGATCAATATTGGTATGGCAGTAGCATTACCTTCCGGTAATCTAATTGTTCCAGTAATACGGAATGCTGATCAGTTCAGTCTGAGCGGACTCGCTAAAGCTGTTAATGATCTAACTAAACGCGCCCGCGAGAACAAACTTAAGCCAGATGATCTTGCGAACGGAACATATACCATATCCAATGTTGGAACTTTTGGTAATGTGATGGGAACACCTATTATTATGCAACCGCAGGTAGGAATACTTGCTATAGGTGCCATTCAAAAGAAGCCGGCAGTAATTGAAACACCATCGGGCGACGCTATTGCGATCCGACATAAAATGTTTCTCTCGCACTCTTACGATCATCGTGTCGTTGATGGTGCTCTGGGTGGAAGCTTTGTGAGAAGAGTAGCCGACTACCTGGAAAAATTCGATTCCGAAAGAGTCATTTAGCCCAGGAGATTTTAATACTCTTACATCTTAATTTTCATATTCAAGAAAGAGTATGCCAGGAAAAGTAGAGTTCGGTGCTTTCATTGAAAAACTCCCGGTAAAAGGCGCCATGCATCTGATCAAAGTGCCTCAGAAAGTTGCTCTTCAATTTTCAGAAAGAAAATCCGTAAGAATCTTTTGCACAATCAACGAATCCGTAAAATATGCATGTGCACTTAGACCAGACGGCGATGGTGGGTTCTTTATCAGTGTAGGATCTCCAATTCTAAAAAAAGGCAAATTTAAACTAGGGCAAAAAATAAAAGCAGTCATTCAAAAAGATGATACGGAGTTCGGACACGAATTTCCAGAGGAATTGAAAGAGTTGCTGGCCCAGGATATGGAAGGAAAAAAATACTTTGAACAGCTTACCAACGGAGCTCAGCGCAGTCTCATCTATTATATCAATCAGGCAAAATCTATTGAAAAACGAATCGAGCGCTCGCTTCTCTTTATTAATCGTTTAAAGGATACTAATGGAACATGGAAGCCAGGCAAAAGCTAGCTCCCATCCATTGTAAATGAGGTCATCAATCTTCACCAACATTAGAATCTCTCCTCAAAAAATCGGAAGTTTACCCAGCTATTGATACTAAAAAATTACTATGAAATTCGGAACGAAAGCCATTCATGCGGGTGTAGAACCAGATCCAACTACGGGTGCCATTATGACACCCATTTATCAGACCTCAACTTATGTTCAGGAATCGCCTGCAAAACATAAAGGTTATGCATATGCTCGTGGAGCAAACCCAACCCGTAATTCACTTCAGAAGAGTATTGCGGCACTTGAGAATGGAAAATTCGGAGTTTGCTTTTCTTCTGGCATGGGTGCGACAGATGCAGTACTCAGATTATTGAATCCTGGTGATGAAGTTATTACCAGCAATGATCTGTATGGAGGATCCTATCGTTTATTCACAAAGGTGTATGAAAGGTTTGGGGTCAAGTTCCACTTTGTAGATTTGGCAAGTGCTGATAGCATTGTTCCACTGATCAATAAAAACACGAAACTGTTGTGGCTTGAGACACCTTCTAATCCTTTAATGAGGATCATTGACATTCGTGCATGTGTAGCCATTGCAAAGAAAAATAATATACGGGTAGCAGTAGATAATACGTTTGCATCTCCATACCTGCAAAACCCTCTTGATCTCGGCGCCGATGTAGTAATGCACTCTGTCACTAAATATCTGGGGGGACATAGTGATGTGATCATGGGTGCGCTGGTTGTAAACGATGAAAAACTTTATCAGGACCTGGCATTTATCGCCAACTCCTGTGGTGCAGTACCTGGACCTCAGGATTCATTTTTGGTTTTGCGTGGAATAAAAACCCTGCACCTGCGTATGGAGCGTCATTGTTTCAATGGAAAAAAGATTGCTGAGTATCTTCACAATCATTCTAAGGTGGGGAAAGTCTATTGGCCTGGATTTGCGGATCATCCCAACCATGAGATCGCAAAAAAACAAATGCGTGACTTTGGAGGCATGCTGTCATTCACTTTGAAGAATGACAAGATTGAAATGGCAACCAAATTTATGGAAGAGGTTGAATTATTTTCTTTGGCAGAATCGTTGGGAGGTGTAGAGTCTCTTATCAACCATCCGGCATCTATGACCCACGCAAGCATTCCAAAAGAAGAGAGAATGAAGAACGGCTTGAGCGATACACTGATACGCTTAAGCGTTGGAGTAGAAGACATTGAAGATCTTATTGCAGATCTTGATCAGGCGTTGGGTAAGATTTAATTTCCTGATGCCCTAACAAGAACAACGCTAAGATTAATGAAAGAAAAGTGGGACGACCGATATAGCAGCAAGGAATTCGCATACGGCGAACAACCCAATAATTATCTTAAAAAGCAGCTTGACAAACTTCCGCCAGGAATCATACTCTTTCCCGCTGAAGGAGAAGGCCGAAACTCAGTTTATGCCGCTACTCTCGGCTGGGAAGCCTTTGCATTTGACCTTAGCATCGAAGGGAAAAAGAAAGCCCTTCAATTGGCAACGAAACACAACGTTGAGATTAAGTATGAAGTCGGGGAGTTTGAATCTCTGACTTATTCTATCAATCAATTCGATGTCATTGCATTGATCTATGCTCATTTTCCTGCAAGTAGAAAATCAGACTACCACAAGTTAATAGCAACGTATTTAAAACCAGGAGGAATTCTGATTTTCGAAGCCTTTAGCAAAAATCACCTGGAATATGTTACCAGAAATGAAAAGATAGGAGGACCTAAAGATCTGGCATCTCTATTTTCAATTGAAGAAATAAAGTCGGATTTCCAAAATTTTGAAATTATTGAATTGATAGAACAAGAGATAGAGCTAAAGGAAGGACTGTATCACAATGGAAAAGGTTCCGTTGCTAGATTCACAGGACGAAAAAAATAGCACCCATCAATTCCTAAAGACATTCATGAAACTGAGTAGGTTTAAGCTATTCAATTTCATGAATTATTGATTTTTTGAACACTGCTGGTTAATTTTCATTAAGGCTTTACCTGAGCATCATTCTTCTGGCGACGAATACTTCTGCTTGCCCTGTTTTGTTTTCGATTAATCTGTTGCTTCTCCTGAACAGTAACTGTTCCATCCGACTTGGCTCTTCTTTCAGTGCGACGAATACGGCGTTGCTGCGAATTCAATCCTGCTGCTTCTCTATTGGTCAGCTCTCCACTCTTCCTTCCCTGGCGAATTCTTGCACGTTCTGTGGCCTGGCGAACATCCGCCTTCGGAGTAGCATCCTGAGCAAAAGTGGCCAATGAGATCAGTGCAAAAAGTGATACAAATAGAATTTCCTTTTTCATGGTTTTTAGTTTTTTGCTGCTTTGACACGGACGGAAGGAGAAGGTTTAATTAGACCCCCTCAAAACTTAAACTGGAACTTGCTGAGCGATTTTTGCAGGGATTTCAATAATAAACTCACTTCCTTTTGCAGAAGAAGTTTTCAATTCAATCATGCCGCCAAGACGATCCACCAGCGTTTTCACAATAGCCAGACCCAATCCATTGGAGCTCTCACCTGCTGTAGGACGGGCGCTGAGTTTCTTGAATTTCTGAAACATGATCCGTTTATCCTCTTCAGAGAAACCTGGTCCGCCGTCTTTTATAGAAATTTTTAAAGTATCATTGGCCCAACTGGCCGATACTT
It contains:
- a CDS encoding 2-oxo acid dehydrogenase subunit E2, encoding MARVELIMPKMGESIMEATILTWLKKPGDKIEQDESVLEVATDKVDTEVPSTHAGTLVEILAKEGEVVKVGKPIAVLTTEVGDPKETASTTAPTKSAAKEAKATVPVATVSSNGSGHSNGATDYNSSSRFYSPLVKNIAKEEKIAVAELENISGSGADGRVTKKDILEYVQNRKPGQAGQSISVKSGPVVPASISAGDEIIQMDRMRKMIAERMVDSKRIAPHVTSFVEADVTTIVNWRSRVKNEFQKREGDGLTYTPLFMEAVILAIKDYPMINVQVDGDRIIKKKEINIGMAVALPSGNLIVPVIRNADQFSLSGLAKAVNDLTKRARENKLKPDDLANGTYTISNVGTFGNVMGTPIIMQPQVGILAIGAIQKKPAVIETPSGDAIAIRHKMFLSHSYDHRVVDGALGGSFVRRVADYLEKFDSERVI
- a CDS encoding DUF1905 domain-containing protein; translation: MPGKVEFGAFIEKLPVKGAMHLIKVPQKVALQFSERKSVRIFCTINESVKYACALRPDGDGGFFISVGSPILKKGKFKLGQKIKAVIQKDDTEFGHEFPEELKELLAQDMEGKKYFEQLTNGAQRSLIYYINQAKSIEKRIERSLLFINRLKDTNGTWKPGKS
- a CDS encoding cystathionine gamma-synthase; the encoded protein is MKFGTKAIHAGVEPDPTTGAIMTPIYQTSTYVQESPAKHKGYAYARGANPTRNSLQKSIAALENGKFGVCFSSGMGATDAVLRLLNPGDEVITSNDLYGGSYRLFTKVYERFGVKFHFVDLASADSIVPLINKNTKLLWLETPSNPLMRIIDIRACVAIAKKNNIRVAVDNTFASPYLQNPLDLGADVVMHSVTKYLGGHSDVIMGALVVNDEKLYQDLAFIANSCGAVPGPQDSFLVLRGIKTLHLRMERHCFNGKKIAEYLHNHSKVGKVYWPGFADHPNHEIAKKQMRDFGGMLSFTLKNDKIEMATKFMEEVELFSLAESLGGVESLINHPASMTHASIPKEERMKNGLSDTLIRLSVGVEDIEDLIADLDQALGKI
- a CDS encoding class I SAM-dependent methyltransferase; translation: MKEKWDDRYSSKEFAYGEQPNNYLKKQLDKLPPGIILFPAEGEGRNSVYAATLGWEAFAFDLSIEGKKKALQLATKHNVEIKYEVGEFESLTYSINQFDVIALIYAHFPASRKSDYHKLIATYLKPGGILIFEAFSKNHLEYVTRNEKIGGPKDLASLFSIEEIKSDFQNFEIIELIEQEIELKEGLYHNGKGSVARFTGRKK